One part of the Quercus lobata isolate SW786 chromosome 7, ValleyOak3.0 Primary Assembly, whole genome shotgun sequence genome encodes these proteins:
- the LOC115954298 gene encoding peroxidase 3-like has product MKTNILLLVCLVVTAIFGVCQGSSLKKSFYEKTCPRVEKIVKSVTWKHVSSNPNLPAKLLRMHFHDCFVRGCDGSVLLNSTANSTAEKAAIPNLSLSGFDVIDDIKSAVEKECAGIVSCADILALAARDSVSFQFRKPMWKVLTGRRDGLVSLATEALANIPSPFFNFTQLQQNFANKNLTVHDLVVLSGGHTIGIGHCSFFSNRLYNFTGKGDQDPSLNSSYAQFLKTKCKSLNDTTTTVEMDPGSFQKFDSHYYNILLQKKGLFQSDAALLTNKQAKYTIQELVRQNEFFEEFAKSMKRMGAVQVLTGTAGQIRKKCWKVNT; this is encoded by the exons ATGAAGACTAACATTCTCCTTTTGGTCTGTTTAGTAGTTACTGCCATTTTTGGGGTTTGTCAGGGAAGCAGTCTCAAGAAGAGTTTCTATGAGAAAACCTGTCCACGTGTGGAGAAGATTGTCAAGAGTGTCACCTGGAAGCATGTCTCCAGCAACCCCAACTTGCCGGCAAAGCTTCTCAGAATGCATTTCCATGACTGTTTTGTTAGG GGTTGCGATGGATCAGTACTATTGAACTCAACAGCAAATAGCACTGCAGAGAAGGCAGCAATACCGAACCTATCTTTGTCAGGCTTTGATGTTATTGATGATATTAAATCAGCAGTTGAGAAGGAATGTGCAGGAATTGTATCTTGTGCAGATATCTTGGCTTTGGCTGCTAGGGACTCCGTTTCATTCCAA TTCCGAAAACCAATGTGGAAAGTGCTCACAGGTAGAAGAGATGGCCTTGTTTCACTCGCCACAGAGGCCTTAGCCAACATTCCATCGCCTTTCTTTAACTTCACTCAACTCCAGCAAAATTTTGCCAACAAAAATCTTACAGTGCATGACCTCGTTGTATTGTCAG GTGGGCACACAATTGGAATAGGTCACTGCAGTTTCTTCAGCAACAGGCTCTACAACTTTACTGGAAAAGGTGATCAAGACCCTTCTTTGAACTCATCCTATGCCCAGTTCTTAAAGACAAAATGCAAAAGCCTCAATGACACAACAACAACTGTAGAAATGGACCCCGGTAGCTTTCAAAAGTTTGACAGCCACTACTATAATATCCTTCTGCAGAAGAAGGGTCTCTTCCAATCTGATGCGGCTCTTCTAACAAACAAGCAAGCCAAATATACTATCCAAGAATTGGTTAGGCAAAACGAATTCTTCGAAGAATTTGCGAAATCAATGAAGAGAATGGGAGCAGTTCAGGTCCTTACTGGCACTGCTGGCCAGATTAGGAAGAAATGTTGGAAAGTCAATACTTAA